The following coding sequences lie in one Notolabrus celidotus isolate fNotCel1 chromosome 20, fNotCel1.pri, whole genome shotgun sequence genomic window:
- the nags gene encoding N-acetylglutamate synthase, mitochondrial, whose protein sequence is MSKVNGGSSGCRAVVMAGRYLSSPSAAPAVTRSSVQRQRRIICAQRRMMSSDPASTGGKAAAVAQQEQPGYLSAADRHALTNRNLIYRDVKAFLNEVGGDPREARYWLTQFQKANKAMSPAFAVLEVDSSVFDSREMVQRLAFGLSFLQRMDMKPVVVMGRPDNEETGHMEPVAGSRFTRGLVERSQQLTEALQQHSATVLPLFSAESFLLLHEAPRGSSAASTVAVDTSLLQWSLDCGTIPLVCPVGRDGRGCSILLDPTEVTAAISRALQPHKVMFLNHSGGLCSKEKKVLGTVSLPCDLPSLSMAAWLSSTERRKVSTIARLLNQLPTESSAVITSADTLLSELFSHRGSGTLFKNGDPIHRYTSLDGIDVQRLLALINKSFDKTLRRDYIDSLRGRLHSIYLSEGYSAAAIITMEPVNSGTPYLDKFVVSSSKQGQGTSQILWECIRQDLGKLFWRSRATNRINPWYFKHCDGSFVNGVWTVFWFGLTDIRDSYELVEYAKDLPDSFHA, encoded by the exons ATGTCCAAAGTGAACGGAGGGTCCTCGGGTTGTCGTGCCGTCGTGATGGCAGGGCGGTACCTGTCAAGCCCGTCGGCGGCCCCGGCAGTGACACGGAGCTCCGTCCAGCGTCAGCGGAGGATTATCTGTGCACAGCGGCGTATGATGAGCTCTGACCCGGCCAGCACGGGAGGAAAAGCCGCGGCTGTGGCCCAGCAGGAGCAACCGGGGTATCTCTCCGCCGCTGACCGGCACGCGCTCACCAACAGGAACCTGATCTATCGGGACGTTAAGGCTTTCCTCAATGAAGTTGGCGGAGACCCCAGAGAGGCCCGGTACTGGTTGACCCAGTTCCAGAAAGCGAATAAAGCCATGTCTCCTGCCTTTGCGGTATTGGAG GTGGACAGCTCAGTGTTTGACAGCAGAGAAATGGTTCAGAGGCTGGCTTTCGGGCTCTCCTTCCTCCAGCGGATGGATATGAAGCCTGTGGTGGTGATGGGTCGGCCTGATAATGAAGAGACTGGGCACATGGAACCAGTGGCAGGCTCCCGGTTCACCCGAGGGTTGGTGGAACGAAGCCAGCAGCTAACTGAAGCGTTGCAGCAGCATTCAGCTACCGTCCTGCCCCTCTTTTCTGCTGAGTCCTTCCTGCTTCTGCATGAAGCCCCACGTGGAAGCAG TGCTGCATCCACTGTCGCTGTAGACACGAGCCTCCTTCAGTGGAGTCTGGACTGCGGGACGATCCCTCTGGTTTGTCCAGTCGGAAGGGACGGGCGAGGTTGCTCGATTCTGTTGGACCCAACAGAAGTGACGGCGGCTATCTCAAGAGCCCTGCAACCCCACAAAGTCATGTTCCTAAACCACTCCGGAGGTCTctgcagcaaagaaaaaaag GTGCTTGGAACAGTTTCTCTCCCCTGTGACCTGCCTTCTCTATCTATGGCGGCGTGGCTGAGTAGTACAGAGCGCCGCAAGGTGTCCACCATAGCCAGACTCCTAAATCAGCTGCCGACTGAGTCCTCTGCTGTGATCacctctgcagacacactgctgagcGAGCTGTTCAGTCACAGAG GGTCTGGGACGCTCTTTAAAAATGGAGACCCAATACACAG gtaCACCTCTCTGGATGGGATTGATGTCCAGCGTCTTTTGGCTCTCATCAACAAATCATTTGATAAAACTCTCAGGCGAGACTACATCGACTCCCTGAGAGGAAGGCTGCATTCCATCTATCTCTCTGAAGG GTACAGCGCGGCAGCCATAATCACCATGGAGCCGGTGAATAGTGGCACTCCCTACCTCGACAAATTTGTGGTGAGCAGCAGTAAGCAGGGTCAAGGTACCAGCCAGATCCTGTGGGAATGTATCAGACAGGACCTGGGCAAACTGTTCTGGAGGTCCAGAGCTACCAACAGAATCAATCCCTG